The following proteins are co-located in the Nerophis ophidion isolate RoL-2023_Sa linkage group LG04, RoL_Noph_v1.0, whole genome shotgun sequence genome:
- the LOC133550949 gene encoding uncharacterized protein LOC133550949 isoform X4, which yields MLRLYMCFFFFDMYSAVSEHLSCQVCLSIFKTFQELKLHINSNRHQQKMNEVFQKDPDCFYKKLPNIVIMDRDIRNNVHQRCIGLRLLTVCFTQSVAHAFYLCHSCKEMLSDTKILSHLTSVCHKFNYCNCIDPNRLGFSWIPNKDLWVDLPKQKRSHQSGPIQMLELPEKLFGLYKTYTYSQVMHSLSEFDKLPKLLEAVKPKRVTMQEYQTNTQRKYPLLDISAVPHIIRCQNCDYSFELADLYFQHVQTEKHKTLTKKLRSQEENTDACNHNAMATSAEDQKPHQDLFSELLLDSTADTSQVVICNSTEAKEATPIFVCFVCEDAFPKSLLPNHLSSPKHLIQTLLYLNPSRLPFGWQEVPGQKFLKSMVAMEVSERGWCQKIIQVLDLPAPVLSSLSSSSCKTVLERLKRDHAAILQNKIPPCQMFSEHNPFPLLGCEFLEMHDSYEQSRQVTSASCLLCRKRLSDAECFAHIFSSEHVKMFLVKFHPGLLNSSCDRTILLDLARQAAHLHGVSHIQKVKFERPIQEPCDIYKAAKRKEDKGELLPVVTRETMVPKDTPISKNWKIATPAQKPPDNSQNKHLQKSVGSKSGTADKGCIVKAAEVSVKTGEQTSKEKPKSSHIPAKVEPKQEQSEDVRMCASQGGNQKRLRKMQETIVDNAHKKRRLNSENASCEETLKMGTTSVKKEAVPTVISEAKQDIKQENTMKSEPQNAHVTFFVQPEPSITFKTTSGTKLTKMTTSKLPTPAAGTSGFSASQSTKLTDTTTLTANVQRRCSENTSCTRVNLGASSGENLHLKSTGGSNVEAQPSLQRCNPHAGPASTAKQLFSNVKPTGTGPKIGLNYIIVVTSDGRKQSYCTLCRIRLERSSHPMENIHQYNYVKLRFPELNDEQLAGINLEKFGVCMAEVEKLLGQRYIQTRKVTNGQYKELSDLPEAEALYRLENHFCVSSSSSNATSLPLRRPFSATSSQDVSSPEYDSQQDRLEDIIEANIEDDKALHPKHALDMEAVHASDAVPFTDLDPTRATKSMMEMDTSGCRQQQEIAARDLTTEKKNLKGQDGNSSSVFLQLDPLPASVTTEQHNVEGSHRCSQSVLLELDTPPASVTTERRNLEVSKGHSPSVLLDLNPPPVSVTTEQRNLEDWTGHSPSVLLDFNPPPVSVTTEQRNLECSNGHSPSVLLELNPPPASVTTEQQFLEGSNSRSPSALLELNLPHASVTTKVCNPVGSCQNADRQTSLQKESKVPESNLGCSYPQVPVFSGKASNLSTFLWVKGSYNQPIVGLASVYECRGMAGDSLYLCESCSQKLSVSDICQHVFGREHQLKYLLKNYPQFMDTFWDEKDLPEDKKMGLLKDVAHGVSQQEHFKKMDAKVCFLIRDLYDYVLTAPFSEALDALQNGKKQSLVCKSIVTLQLKGSQKSKEQIGHLNERGLSSEPLHSAASMSLQHQENHRSSLSSPIPKTPDCQVKDELIPSESRSPGPSGVISKSPPIFKVKDKLMLSSGSCVSPDVISKSSPRFQVKDELTSESRCPVTPGVNSKTPPSLQVKDELISSESKCHVTCGAIAKTPPSFQVKDELIHSKSRCPVTPGVILKSPPSFQVKDEPTPESRCPVTPGVISKTPPSLQVKVELMPSESRCHVTCGAISKAPPSFQVQSELIPPVPRCPITPGAISKTLPVSADSLAKTPPISHVKDKPSVSQSRSLSMSAPISRMPSGTQKAKDESIFSESRSPVCGAPISKTLPQWKNEQMFAEPIVNGDLDKRFKTLPNAQVKDKTMVSDCRLPATTDPVPKILPISQVKNESVLMACGSPVTAVPISKASPKVLQKSESTLSEFRSIPNVEELSSSNSPITVSSAIRQDEYHLTRKRKANQSLCEFIETYINKTQVDDPQPAKYTRNSIVHSRWDVTPAIREASVENILKSDTKLDSKEQIAGITDNSVTKPSDTTSNMWCSKSVQTTASSLKSESRSLTSCKIKTNPSTTSEPYKQDSGHIEPDNLSQEHKLVREKHLALLGGFEYNTLLGDACVRTEPKFAPIPRSQSSTDRTEGSLHQSTVLANAVDMESNHELLGTTAGPTETLLSDLAGCKSNPYTVPINDNTSCERLNPNEASKELPVQANHFTIPLAMGWLNPQMQQWVEQQKQQQWVEQQKQQQWVEQQQQQQWVQQQLQQQQQQQQQWVQQQLQQQQQQQWVQQQQQQQWVHQLQQQQQLQQQQQQQQWVQQQLQQQQLERQ from the exons GTCTGCCTCTCCATATTTAAAACCTTTCAAGAGTTAAAGTTACATATCAACTCAAACAGGCACCAACAG AAAATGAATGAAGTATTCCAGAAAG ATCCTGACTGTTTTtaca AAAAGCTCCCCAACATTGTCATTATGGATCGAGACATCCGAAATAACGTTCATCAACGCTGCATAG GTTTGCGATTGCTGACTGTCTGTTTCACTCAGAGTGTGGCGCATGCATTTTACCTGTGCCATAGCTGTAAGGAAATGTTGTCGGACACAAAGATATTATCCCACCTTACCTCCGTTTGCCATAAATTCAACTACTGT AACTGCATAGATCCAAATAGGCTTGGATTCTCCTGGATTCCTAACAAAGATTTATGGGTAGATCTACCCAAGCAGAAAAGAAGCCACCAATCAGGACCAATACAG ATGTTGGAGTTGCCTGAAAAGCTGTTTGGATTGTACAAAACGTATACGTACTCTCAAG TGATGCACTCTCTCAGTGAATTTGACAAGCTTCCCAAGCTGCTGGAAG CTGTCAAGCCAAAGAGAGTGACTATGCAAGAATACCAGACAAACACCCAGAGGAAGTATCCACTTCTAG ATATTTCTGCTGTGCCACACATAATACGTTGTCAG AACTGTGACTACTCATTTGAGTTAGCAGACCTTTATTTTCAGCACGTGCAAACTGAGAAACACAAAACA CTGACGAAGAAACTCAGGAGCCAGG AAGAGAATACTGATGCTTGCAACCACAATGCAATGGCTACAAGTGCAGAAG ATCAGAAACCCCATCAAGATTTATTCAGTGAACTCCTCCTGGACTCTACTGCAG acacTTCCCAGGTGGTGATCTGTAACAGCACAGAAGCAAAGGAGGCCACACCCATTTTTGTCTGTTTTGTTTGCGAAGATGCTTTTCCCAAGTCACTTCTTCCAAACCACTTGTCCTCACCAAAACACCTTATACAAACACTA ttgTATCTGAATCCCTCGCGACTGCCTTTTGGTTGGCAAGAAGTTCCAGGCCAGAAGTTCTTGAAATCAATGGTGGCGATGGAAGTGAGTGAAAGAGGATGGTGTCAGAAAATTATTCAG GTGCTGGATTTACCCGCCCCAGTTTTGAGTAGTCTCAGCTCGTCAAGTTGCAAGACCG TGCTGGAAAGACTCAAGCGTGACCATGCAGCTATCCTGCAAAATAAAA TTCCGCCGTGCCAAATGTTTAGCGAACACAACCCTTTTCCACTGTTGG GGTGCGAGTTTCTGGAGATGCACGACTCCTACGAGCAGTCCCGTCAAGTCACGTCTGCTTCGTGTCTGCTGTGCCGGAAGCGGCTGTCGGACGCTGAATGCTTCGCTCATATTTTCAGCTCGGAACACGTCAAGATGTTTCTC gTGAAATTTCACCCTGGTTTGCTGAACTCTTCTTGCGATAGGACGATACTGCTGGACCTGGCAAGGCAGGCGGCACACCTTCACGGTGTATCACATATACAG AAAGTAAAATTTGAGAGGCCCATCCAAGAACCTTGCGATATCTACAAAG CCGCAAAAAGGAAGGAAGACAAAGGCGAGCTTCTTCCTGTAGTCACGAGAGAAACAATGG TCCCTAAAGATACCCCGATATCAAAGAACTGGAAGATTGCAACGCCTGCTCAAAAGCCTCCAGACAATAGTCAAAACAAACATTTGCAAAAGTCTGTGGGGAGCAAGTCTGGCACAGCTGATAAAGGCTGCATTGTAAAAGCAGCAGAGGTTTCTGTGAAGACAGGGGAGCAAACAAGTAAGGAGAAGCCCAAAAGCTCCCACATCCCTGCTAAAGTGGAGCCAAAACAAGAACAGAGCGAAGATGTTCGAATGTGTGCAAGCCAAGGCGGTAACCAGAAAAGGCTGCGTAAGATGCAAGAGACAATAGTTGACAACGCCCATAAGAAACGTCGTCTCAACTCCGAGAACGCATCATGTGAAGAAACGCTGAAGATGGGGACCACATCTGTCAAGAAGGAAGCAGTGCCAACTGTGATCAGTGAAG CCAAGCAGGATATTAAGCAGGAAAATACCATGAAGTCTGAGCCACAAAATGCCCATGTGACTTTCTTTGTTCAACCTGAGCCCAGCATTACATTTAAAACCACATCAGGCACCAAATTGACCAAGATGACTACGTCCAAATTACCGACACCTGCAGCAGGTACATCTGGATTCAGTGCCAGCCAGTCAACCAAGTTGACAGACACCACCACATTGACAGCAAATGTCCAAAGGAGATGTTCAGAGAACACATCGTGCACCAGGGTCAATCTTGGAGCATCCTCTGGTGAGAATCTACATTTGAAGAGCACTGGGGGGTCTAATGTTGAAGCACAACCATCTCTTCAGAGGTGTAACCCCCATGCAGGACCTGCAAGCACAGCCAAGCAATTGTTTAGCAATGTGAAGCCAACTGGAACTGGTCCTAAAATTg GCTTAAACTACATAATTGTAGTTACCAGTGATGGAAGGAAGCAATCCTATTGCACTCTGTGCCGCATTCGATTGGAACGGTCCAGTCACCCAATGGAAAACATTCACCAGTACAACTATGTG AAACTGAGGTTTCCAGAGTTGAATGACGAGCAGCTGGCAGGCATCAACCTGGAGAAGTTTGGGGTCTGCATGGCTGAGGTGGAGAAACTTTTGGGACAACGGTACATTCAG ACAAGAAAAGTGACAAATGGCCAATACAAAGAGCTGTCTGATCTTCCGGAGGCCGaag CTTTATACAGATTAGAGAATCACTTCTGCGTGTCTTCATCTTCCAGCAATGCCACTTCACTTCCTTTAAGACGACCGTTTTCAGCCACCTCCTCACAGGACGTTTCGAGTCCCGAATATG acagtCAACAAGACAGGCTTGAGGACATAATAGAGGCCAACATTGAAGACGACAAAGCCCTACATCCTA aACATGCATTAGACATGGAAGCTGTACATGCCAGTGATGCTGTTCCATTCACTGACCTGGACCCCACTCGTGCAACCAAATCAATGATGGAAATGGATACATCTGGGTGCAGACAACAGCAGGAGATTGCGGCACGAGATT TGACCACAGAAAAGAAGAATTTAAAAGGTCAGGATGGGAACTCCTCATCAGTGTTTCTGCAATTGGATCCTCTTCCTGCTTCAGTGACCACAGAACAGCACAATGTTGAAGGCTCGCACAGGTGCTCACAATCAGTGTTGCTGGAGTTGGACACACCTCCTGCTTCTGTGACCACAGAACGGCGGAATCTAGAAGTCTCGAAGGGACACTCACCATCTGTGTTGCTGGACCTTAACCCTCCTCCTGTTTCGGTGACCACAGAACAGCGGAATTTAGAAGACTGGACTGGGCACTCACCATCTGTGTTGCTGGACTTTAACCCTCCTCCTGTTTCAGTGACCACAGAACAGCGGAATCTAGAATGCTCGAATGGGCACTCACCATCTGTGTTGCTTGAACTAAACCCGCCTCCTGCTTCAGTGACTACAGAACAGCAGTTTCTAGAAGGCTCTAATAGCCGTTCACCATCAGCGTTGCTGGAACTGAACTTGCCTCATGCTTCAGTGACCACAAAAGTGTGCAATCCAGTTGGAAGCTGTCAGAATGCTGATAGACAGACTAGTTTGCAGAAAGAATCAAAAGTCCCTGAAAGTAACCTGGGATGCTCTTATCCTCAAGTGCCCGTGTTTTCAG GCAAAGCAAGTAACTTGAGTACATTTTTGTGGGTGAAGGGATCGTACAACCAGCCAATCGTAG GTCTGGCGTCTGTGTACGAGTGTCGTGGAATGGCTGGAGATTCGCTGTACTTGTGCGAGAGTTGCAGTCAGAAACTCTCAGTCAGTGACATCTGCCAGCATGTATTTGGCAGGGAGCACCAGCTGAAATACTTG CTAAAGAATTATCCTCAGTTTATGGACACATTTTGGGATGAAAAGGATCTGCCAGAGGACAAAAAAATGGGTCTCCTAAAGGACGTAGCGCACGGGGTCTCTCAACAGGAGCATTTTAAGAAGATGGATGCAAAG GTGTGCTTTCTCATTCGAGACCTCTATGACTACGTTTTAACAGCTCCATTCAGTGAAG CTCTTGACGCCCTTCAGAACGGAAAGAAGCAGAGTTTGGTATGTAAGTCCATCGTCACATTGCAACTAAAGG GGAGCCAAAAATCAAAAGAACAGATTGGACATTTGAATGAGAGAGGACTTTCCTCTGAGCCTCTGCACTCTGCAGCTAGCATGTCCCTCCAACATCAAGAGAACCACAGAAGCTCCCTTTCAAGTCCTATCCCCAAAACACCTGATTGTCAAGTAAAAGATGAACTGATTCCTTCAGAGTCCAGATCACCGGGACCCTCTGGTGTTATTTCTAAGTCACCTCCAATTTTTAAAGTGAAGGATAAACTGATGCTCTCATCTGGATCTTGTGTATCTCCTGATGTTATCTCCAAGTCATCACCTCGTTTTCAAGTGAAAGATGAACTGACATCTGAGTCCAGATGTCCTGTAACTCCAGGCGTCAACTCCAAGACGCCACCTAGTTTGCAAGTGAAAGATGAACTGATATCCTCAGAATCCAAATGTCATGTAACTTGTGGTGCTATCGCCAAAACACCACCTAGTTTTCAAGTGAAAGATGAACTGATACATTCTAAGTCCAGATGTCCTGTAACTCCTGGTGTTATCCTCAAGTCACCACCTAGTTTTCAAGTGAAAGATGAACCGACACCTGAATCCAGATGTCCTGTAACTCCAGGTGTTATCTCCAAGACGCCACCTAGTTTGCAAGTGAAAGTTGAACTGATGCCCTCAGAGTCCAGATGTCATGTAACTTGTGGTGCTATCTCCAAGGCACCACCTAGTTTTCAAGTGCAAAGTGAACTGATACCCCCAGTACCCAGATGTCCAATTACTCCTGGTGCAATCTCCAAGACACTGCCTGTATCTGCTGATTCTCTTGCAAAAACACCACCTATTTCTCATGTGAAAGATAAACCCAGTGTGTCGCAGTCTAGATCTCTTTCAATGTCTGCACCTATCTCAAGAATGCCGTCTGGTACTCAAAAAGCTAAAGATGAATCTATATTCTCTGAGTCCAGATCACCTGTATGTGGTGCTCCCATCTCTAAGACACTGCCTCAATGGAAAAATGAACAGATGTTCGCAGAACCAATAGTTAATGGAGATCTGGACAAGCGTTTCAAAACGCTACCTAATGCTCAAGTGAAAGATAAAACTATGGTATCAGATTGCAGATTGCCTGCAACTACTGATCCTGTGCCCAAGATTCTGCCAATTTCTCAAGTTAAAAATGAGTCTGTACTCATGGCCTGTGGATCTCCTGTAACTGCGGTTCCCATCTCAAAGGCATCTCCAAAAGTCCTACAGAAATCGGAATCGACACTCTCAGAATTCAGATCTATTCCCAATGTTGAGGAACTGTCAAGCTCAAATTCCCCCATAACTGTCAGTTCAGCAATTCGTCAAGATGAATACCATCTTACCAGAAAGAGAAAAGCTAATCAATCTCTCTGTGAATTCATTGAAACGTATATCAATAAAACCCAAGTTGATGATCCTCAGCCAGCCAAATACACACGCAACAGCATTGTTCACTCTAGGTGGGATGTTACTCCTGCTATTAGAGAGGCCTCTGTGGAAAATATCCTAAAATCGGACACAAAATTGGACTCTAAGGAACAAATTGCTGGCATCACTGACAATTCTGTTACAAAACCTTCTGACACTACATCAAATATGTGGTGCTCAAAGTCTGTGCAGACTACTGCCTCAAGTCTTAAATCTGAAAGTAGGAGTTTAACAAGTTGTAAGATTAAAACTAATCCGTCCACAACATCTGAGCCGTATAAACAGGACAGCGGACATATTGAGCCAGACAATCTATCACAGGAGCATAAGTTGGTACGAGAAAAACATTTGGCTTTACTGGGAGGTTTTGAGTACAATACCCTGTTGGGTGACGCTTGTGTGAGGACCGAACCAAAGTTTGCTCCTATACCTCGGTCTCAAAGCAGTACGGATCGCACAGAGGGCTCCCTGCATCAAAGTACAGTTTTGGCAAATGCTGTGGACATGGAGTCAAACCATGAGCTCCTTGGTACTACAGCGGGTCCTACTGAGACTCTGCTGTCAGATTTGGCCGGTTGCAAATCAAATCCTTACACTGTGCCTATTAACGATAACACTTCATGTGAAAGACTAAATCCTAATGAAGCATCAAAAGAACTGCCTGTCCAGGCCAACCACTTTACCATACCCCTGGCAATGGGGTGGTTGAACCCACAAATGCAGCAGTGGGTGGAGCAGCAGAAGCAACAGCAGTGGGTGGAGCAGCAGAAGCAACAGCAGTGGGTGGAGCAGCAGCAACAACAGCAGTGGGTGCAGCAgcaactacaacaacaacaacaacagcagcagcagtggGTGCAGCAgcaactacaacaacaacaacaacagcagtgggtgcagcagcagcaacaacagCAGTGGGTGCATCAACTACAACAACAGCAgcaactacaacaacaacaacaacaacagcagtggGTGCAGCAGCAACTACAACAACAGCAGTTAGAGCGGCAGTAG